The Pseudalkalibacillus hwajinpoensis nucleotide sequence TGATTCTGACGCTTGCCTCGCCATCAATGGCAGGAGCTGAAGGGAAAGAAAAGGTTACATACAATGATATCAATCGGATGATAACAGAGAGTGCGTTAGAACATAATATTCCACCAGAAATTGCGAAGGCAGTGGCGCTGAAAGAGAGCGCGTGGACGCAATGGTCGGATGACGCGCAAACGGAACCATTCGTTAATGCGAAAGATGGCGGCATTGGTTTAATGCAAGTAACCAGTCACGTATGTGAAGGTGATGAAACAAAGGATTGCTATAACCCAGAACAACTCGGAAATGATGTAGGATACAACATCGATGCCGGTTTAGATATTTTAAATGAAAAATGGAGCTACGGAGTAGATGGTGTTATTCCAACGATCAACACAAATGATCGAGATATTCTAGAACACTGGTATTTTGCGATTATGGCCTACAATGGCACTGTCCCTGTTAATAGCCCGTATTTTCGTGATGCTGACGACGGTACGAGAAATCTAGATACGTATCAAGATAGGGTCTTTACTCTTTTAGAAGATCATAATTATTTAGATCTGAATATGGAAGCTATCATCTTTGAACGCGATGATTTTTCTTATGACCCTAAGGAAGATGATCCTATAGAATTTAATAAAATGCATTATGCGGTTGATGACGAATTGACTCGCTCGAGAACACTATTAAAAGAAGGCGATAAAGTTTCAACGGTAGCAGGTAAAATAATGAAGGATTCTCCAAGCGGTACGAATGAGATTAAAATTAAAGAATCCCAAATTGCAACTGTTTTAGATAGCCAATTTTATGTAGATAAAACAAAGAACAGCCCTATTGAACATTGGGTTCGCTACCATGTACAACTCGCTGATGGAAGAACAGGTTATATGGCTTCAAGTAGCCTGAATCCGATAACTGAGCGTCTGTCAGGTAGCAACCGGTACAACACATCCATTGAAATCTCGAAGGATGGTTGGCAAGACGGTGCAGATACAGTCGTGATCAGTCGTGGTGGTGACTTTCCAGATGCTTTAGCAGGAGCGCCCCTTGCTTATCAAGAAGATGCACCAATTCTGCTAACACCAGATAATAAGCTAACGAATGAACTTAGAAACGAAATAAAACGTCTCGATCCGAAAAAAGCCATCATTCTCGGAAGTGATAATGCTGTTAGTCCAGATATTGAAAACGAACTTTCCAAGATGGGAATGACAATTAACAGAATTGGTGGCGACGACCGATTTGAAACAGCTGAGCTCATTGCGCAGCAACTTGAATCAGATAGCAAAGAAGCAGTTGTCGCATTAGGAATGGATTTTCCAGATGCTCTTGCAGTAGCACCTTATGCTGCGAAAGAAGGCATGCCAATTCTATTAACGAAGAAAAACTCGCTCCCGGAATCGACTGAGGATGCGCTATCTGAAATTAACAAGACAATTGTTGTAGGCGGGTCAGATGTTGTGAACGAGAGCGTCTATAACCAA carries:
- a CDS encoding cell wall-binding repeat-containing protein, whose protein sequence is MGKKMKSLLVMMLILTLASPSMAGAEGKEKVTYNDINRMITESALEHNIPPEIAKAVALKESAWTQWSDDAQTEPFVNAKDGGIGLMQVTSHVCEGDETKDCYNPEQLGNDVGYNIDAGLDILNEKWSYGVDGVIPTINTNDRDILEHWYFAIMAYNGTVPVNSPYFRDADDGTRNLDTYQDRVFTLLEDHNYLDLNMEAIIFERDDFSYDPKEDDPIEFNKMHYAVDDELTRSRTLLKEGDKVSTVAGKIMKDSPSGTNEIKIKESQIATVLDSQFYVDKTKNSPIEHWVRYHVQLADGRTGYMASSSLNPITERLSGSNRYNTSIEISKDGWQDGADTVVISRGGDFPDALAGAPLAYQEDAPILLTPDNKLTNELRNEIKRLDPKKAIILGSDNAVSPDIENELSKMGMTINRIGGDDRFETAELIAQQLESDSKEAVVALGMDFPDALAVAPYAAKEGMPILLTKKNSLPESTEDALSEINKTIVVGGSDVVNESVYNQLSDDRIRLAGDDRFSTAEEIMNYFGDGAKTGYVANGLGFADALTGAVLAAKNDAPLILSKKNELSASMEKSIDAQQLNRFVLLGGPDVIHVDDDLAKLTVK